In the Mesobacillus jeotgali genome, one interval contains:
- a CDS encoding ABC transporter ATP-binding protein encodes MLKVEGINVYYGNIQALKGVSLEINQGEIVTLIGANGAGKSTLLKTISGLLKPKQGQIIYEGQSIAGKAAQSIVKMGISHVPEGRRVFANMTVEENLDLGAYLRKDKAGIKEDLGKVFDLFPRLLERRKQLAGTLSGGEQQMLAMGRALMARPRLLILDEPSMGLAPLLVKTIFRIIEEINASGTTILLVEQNAHMALSIASRAYVIETGRVVLSGTAEELNSSEQVKMAYLGGH; translated from the coding sequence ATGCTGAAGGTAGAGGGAATCAATGTTTATTATGGAAATATACAAGCGTTGAAAGGTGTCTCCCTGGAAATTAACCAGGGGGAAATCGTCACTTTGATTGGCGCAAATGGAGCAGGTAAAAGCACGCTGCTAAAAACAATTTCAGGGCTTTTAAAGCCCAAGCAAGGGCAAATCATTTATGAGGGCCAATCGATTGCCGGCAAGGCAGCACAATCTATCGTGAAAATGGGAATATCTCATGTACCGGAAGGCCGTCGTGTCTTTGCTAATATGACCGTAGAAGAAAATCTCGATTTAGGGGCATACCTGAGAAAAGATAAGGCTGGCATCAAAGAGGATTTAGGGAAAGTGTTTGATCTTTTCCCACGGCTCCTGGAACGCCGCAAACAGTTAGCTGGCACCCTGTCAGGCGGGGAGCAGCAAATGCTGGCAATGGGGCGAGCGCTGATGGCGCGCCCGAGGCTTCTTATACTGGATGAGCCTTCAATGGGCCTTGCACCCTTGCTTGTTAAAACGATTTTCAGGATCATCGAAGAAATCAATGCAAGCGGAACAACAATCCTGCTCGTGGAGCAAAACGCTCATATGGCCCTGTCTATCGCAAGCAGAGCCTATGTCATAGAAACCGGCCGTGTTGTTCTGTCTGGCACGGCAGAAGAATTAAACTCAAGCGAACAAGTTAAAATGGCCTATCTGGGAGGCCATTAA
- a CDS encoding M14 family zinc carboxypeptidase: MTLKKKVLSVSLSSLMALGAMTAVSLPAGAVGNGPSAGNGSVQTSILHTYDSFVDYLKTQDAKQEALNLEVIGQTVKGRDIYMAKYVSNPENPTVLFLTQQHGNEQLTTEGALEFIKHLGTGKTSGVLENVNILVIPMLNADGAMGDVDFSLEDYHADGDRHLTRYNANKVDLNREHDKATSDMEPEVRALHENVFAKYDIDYMIDLHHQGTLSETEGELVSGSILYPTNANVKPEVLERSKKLGAVVYNTLEETGWGHIGKYNGGSGANIGRNGAAVRYDISTLLFEMRGMSDHYIESYALGQKSNGYLIKQTILTLDETVKAIADGSIETADTSFWDTLPQQTSRQNEEADE; this comes from the coding sequence ATGACTTTAAAAAAGAAAGTATTATCAGTATCCTTATCAAGCTTGATGGCTCTAGGTGCGATGACAGCTGTTTCACTTCCAGCAGGTGCCGTTGGAAATGGTCCTTCTGCCGGGAACGGTTCGGTTCAAACTTCCATCCTGCATACATATGATAGCTTTGTAGATTATCTGAAAACCCAGGATGCCAAACAAGAAGCATTGAACCTTGAAGTGATCGGACAGACCGTCAAGGGCCGTGACATCTACATGGCAAAGTACGTCTCCAATCCAGAGAATCCAACGGTACTGTTCCTCACTCAGCAACACGGAAATGAACAGCTTACCACTGAGGGTGCCCTGGAATTCATCAAACATTTAGGTACTGGCAAAACAAGCGGTGTACTTGAAAATGTGAACATCCTTGTAATTCCAATGCTCAATGCAGATGGGGCAATGGGAGATGTAGACTTCTCTCTTGAAGACTACCATGCGGATGGCGACCGCCACCTCACCCGCTATAATGCAAATAAGGTAGACCTTAACCGCGAACATGATAAAGCGACCAGCGACATGGAGCCCGAAGTACGCGCGCTTCATGAAAACGTTTTTGCCAAATATGACATTGACTATATGATTGACCTTCATCACCAGGGCACCCTTAGTGAGACCGAAGGCGAGCTAGTATCAGGATCGATTCTTTACCCAACAAATGCAAACGTGAAGCCTGAGGTGCTTGAGCGCTCCAAGAAACTCGGTGCAGTAGTGTACAACACTCTCGAGGAAACAGGCTGGGGCCACATCGGCAAATACAATGGGGGTTCAGGAGCGAATATCGGACGTAACGGTGCGGCTGTACGATATGACATCTCTACACTTTTATTCGAAATGCGCGGCATGTCCGACCATTACATTGAATCATACGCTCTTGGCCAGAAGAGCAATGGCTATCTGATCAAGCAGACGATCCTTACACTGGATGAGACGGTTAAAGCAATTGCGGATGGTTCAATAGAAACAGCTGATACAAGCTTCTGGGATACGCTCCCTCAGCAGACAAGCAGACAGAATGAAGAGGCGGACGAATAA
- a CDS encoding cold-shock protein has product MENGKVKWFNAEKGFGFIEREGGEDVFVHFSAIQGEGFKTLEEGQEVSFDVEQGARGPQAANVTKL; this is encoded by the coding sequence ATGGAAAACGGTAAAGTAAAATGGTTCAACGCAGAAAAAGGTTTCGGATTCATCGAGCGTGAAGGTGGAGAAGACGTATTCGTACACTTCTCAGCTATCCAAGGCGAAGGCTTCAAGACTCTTGAAGAAGGCCAAGAAGTTTCTTTCGACGTAGAACAAGGTGCTCGTGGACCACAAGCAGCTAACGTTACAAAACTATAA
- a CDS encoding branched-chain amino acid ABC transporter permease has translation MELVQQLVNGISLGSIYALIALGYTMVYGIVKLINFAHGDVFMVGAFVGFYSIKILELSFFPALLISMAVCALFGMLIERIAYKPLRNATRIAALITAIGVSLLIEYGVIYGRGAQPEAYPRDVLPKETIDIFGLSISSQSLFILGVSVALMVILQFIVHKTKIGKAMRAVSHDAEAAKLMGINVDNTISATFAIGSALAGAAGVIFGTYYIKIEPLMGIIPGLKAFVAAVLGGIGIIPGAMVGGLLLGVIEALVSAFGYSLWRDGVAFIVLILILIFLPSGLFGKNIKEKV, from the coding sequence ATGGAACTTGTACAGCAATTAGTGAATGGAATTTCGTTGGGCAGCATATATGCCTTGATTGCCCTTGGCTATACTATGGTTTATGGCATCGTAAAATTAATCAATTTTGCACATGGAGACGTTTTTATGGTAGGTGCCTTTGTAGGCTTCTATTCTATCAAAATATTGGAACTATCCTTTTTCCCGGCACTGCTTATATCCATGGCAGTTTGTGCTTTGTTCGGAATGCTCATCGAGCGTATTGCGTATAAGCCGCTGCGGAATGCAACACGCATAGCGGCGCTGATAACAGCAATTGGTGTATCGCTGCTGATTGAGTATGGCGTCATCTATGGCCGCGGTGCTCAGCCTGAAGCCTATCCTAGAGACGTGCTGCCAAAAGAAACGATTGACATTTTCGGGTTGTCTATATCCAGTCAATCTCTGTTCATTCTTGGGGTATCTGTAGCGCTTATGGTCATTCTCCAATTTATCGTCCATAAGACTAAAATCGGAAAGGCGATGCGCGCAGTATCCCACGATGCAGAGGCAGCCAAGCTAATGGGGATCAATGTTGATAATACAATCTCTGCAACATTTGCAATTGGTTCTGCACTTGCAGGTGCTGCTGGTGTCATTTTTGGCACTTACTATATTAAAATCGAACCGCTGATGGGAATCATTCCTGGACTGAAGGCTTTTGTCGCCGCAGTTCTTGGCGGAATCGGAATCATCCCTGGAGCGATGGTCGGCGGCCTGCTGCTTGGGGTCATCGAGGCACTTGTTTCTGCATTTGGTTATTCCTTATGGCGTGATGGAGTCGCCTTTATAGTCCTTATCCTTATACTGATTTTCCTTCCGTCTGGCTTGTTTGGGAAAAACATTAAAGAGAAAGTGTAA
- a CDS encoding branched-chain amino acid ABC transporter permease, which yields MKLFNQSKSFWLSILLSLAAFGIVQALILTGILNGFYVNTITFIAINIILAVSLHLIIGITGQFSIGHAGFLAVGAYASAIITMKLQLPFSAAIIIAGLSAAFTGLLIGIPSLRLKGDYLAIATLGFGEIVRIVLLNVDYVGGASGMQVSHLTTWGWAFACMLITIIVIVNFTNSTHGRACISIREDETAADAMGINTTLYKVVAFAIGAFFAGVAGALYAHNFYIIQPSNFGFLKSFDILIFVVLGGLGSLSGSVIAAILLTIVSTFLQEYPETRMIIYSLVLIVTMLYRPQGLMGTREITSLFKKRKAAEGGTHDGSKHTVA from the coding sequence ATGAAATTATTCAATCAATCCAAAAGCTTCTGGCTCTCTATCCTGCTGTCTCTGGCCGCATTCGGAATCGTACAAGCATTGATTTTGACAGGTATTTTGAACGGTTTCTATGTAAACACAATAACATTTATTGCGATTAATATTATCCTTGCTGTCAGCTTGCACCTCATCATAGGCATTACAGGGCAATTCTCAATAGGTCATGCAGGTTTTTTAGCCGTCGGAGCTTACGCATCTGCTATCATCACGATGAAGCTGCAGCTTCCATTTTCTGCAGCCATCATTATAGCAGGGCTATCTGCTGCATTTACAGGACTTCTCATTGGCATTCCAAGCTTGCGCCTGAAGGGTGATTACCTTGCAATCGCTACACTGGGATTCGGAGAAATCGTCCGTATTGTCCTTCTTAATGTTGATTATGTTGGCGGGGCTAGCGGCATGCAGGTATCGCATTTAACAACATGGGGCTGGGCGTTTGCATGTATGCTGATTACAATTATCGTCATTGTCAACTTTACTAATTCAACCCATGGAAGGGCCTGTATTTCCATAAGAGAAGATGAAACGGCTGCGGATGCAATGGGAATCAATACAACTCTCTACAAGGTAGTCGCATTTGCGATCGGCGCTTTCTTTGCAGGTGTAGCTGGGGCACTTTACGCCCACAACTTTTACATTATCCAGCCATCGAATTTTGGCTTCCTGAAATCATTTGATATCCTGATATTCGTTGTTCTTGGAGGACTTGGAAGCCTTTCGGGTTCTGTCATCGCTGCTATCCTGCTTACGATTGTTTCAACGTTCCTTCAGGAATATCCTGAGACAAGGATGATTATCTACAGCCTTGTTCTTATTGTTACTATGCTGTACAGGCCGCAGGGTTTAATGGGAACACGTGAAATTACTTCACTGTTTAAGAAGCGAAAGGCAGCAGAAGGAGGAACACACGATGGCTCAAAGCACACCGTTGCTTAA
- a CDS encoding DUF485 domain-containing protein: MATNPSTIKKQKKQIENSIDYSAIVQSAKFQQLLKEKRSFLLPFSLFFLAFYFTLPILTAYSTVLNTPAFGSISWAWVFAFAQFIMTWSLCIIYTKRAAKFDEIVEEIKSKHARRNVS; this comes from the coding sequence ATGGCTACGAACCCATCAACCATTAAAAAGCAAAAGAAGCAGATTGAAAACTCCATTGATTATTCAGCAATTGTCCAGTCCGCAAAGTTCCAGCAGCTGCTTAAAGAAAAAAGAAGCTTTTTACTGCCATTTTCTTTATTTTTTTTAGCATTTTACTTTACGCTGCCTATTCTGACCGCTTACTCTACTGTTTTAAATACTCCTGCTTTCGGCTCGATCAGCTGGGCCTGGGTATTTGCATTTGCGCAATTTATCATGACATGGTCCTTGTGCATCATTTATACAAAACGAGCCGCTAAATTTGATGAAATTGTGGAAGAAATAAAAAGCAAGCACGCCAGGAGGAATGTTTCTTGA
- a CDS encoding ABC transporter substrate-binding protein — translation MRKRRLAGIFLSFSLIAGAMAGCGGTKSSGGSGDTIKVGANIELSGGVASYGQSISEGLELALEEINKKGIDGKKIELVKVDNKSDAAEATNGAIKLVNQDKVVAIIGAATSTNTLAQVQVAQDNKVPLITPTGTNPDITNKDGKLNDYVFRTCFIDPFQGTVAANFAEKDLGSKKAAVFIDSASDYSKGLAASFKEAYKGEIVAEEAYVAKDTDFSATLTRIKSANPDFIFLPGYYEEVGLIIKQARELGIDVPFMGGDGWDSPKLVEIAGGDALNNTYITNHYSAGDKSENIQKFVEAFKGKYKGKTPDAFAALGYDTAYYLADAIKRAGSADPAKIQAALEKTKDLQLVSGKLTLDKNHDPVKSAAILVYEDGQQNFKTNVAPE, via the coding sequence ATGAGAAAAAGAAGATTAGCAGGAATTTTTCTATCGTTTTCGTTAATAGCCGGGGCAATGGCCGGATGCGGCGGAACAAAGAGCAGCGGGGGTTCTGGCGACACGATTAAAGTCGGCGCAAACATTGAACTCTCTGGCGGAGTGGCTTCTTATGGACAATCTATCTCGGAAGGGTTGGAACTCGCTCTGGAGGAAATTAACAAAAAGGGAATTGACGGCAAGAAGATTGAGCTGGTAAAAGTGGATAACAAGTCAGATGCGGCAGAAGCAACAAACGGCGCCATCAAGCTTGTTAACCAGGATAAGGTTGTGGCCATCATAGGCGCGGCAACTTCTACAAATACGCTTGCCCAGGTGCAGGTGGCCCAGGATAACAAGGTTCCGCTCATTACTCCAACTGGAACAAATCCAGATATCACTAATAAAGACGGCAAGCTGAATGACTATGTTTTCAGGACTTGTTTCATTGACCCATTCCAGGGGACAGTAGCTGCGAATTTTGCAGAAAAAGACTTGGGATCTAAAAAAGCGGCTGTATTCATTGACAGTGCAAGTGACTACTCAAAGGGGCTTGCTGCTTCATTCAAGGAAGCATACAAAGGAGAAATAGTTGCTGAGGAAGCTTATGTAGCTAAAGATACAGATTTCAGCGCTACATTGACTCGAATCAAATCAGCAAATCCGGATTTCATCTTCCTTCCTGGTTATTATGAAGAAGTTGGTTTAATCATTAAGCAGGCTCGTGAACTTGGAATCGATGTTCCTTTCATGGGCGGAGATGGCTGGGATTCTCCTAAGCTTGTAGAAATCGCTGGAGGAGATGCCCTTAATAACACATATATCACAAATCACTATTCTGCTGGGGATAAATCAGAGAATATCCAGAAGTTCGTAGAAGCATTCAAAGGAAAGTACAAAGGCAAGACTCCGGATGCCTTCGCAGCCCTAGGATATGATACGGCTTATTATCTTGCTGATGCCATTAAGCGCGCAGGAAGCGCTGACCCTGCAAAGATCCAAGCAGCATTAGAGAAGACTAAGGATCTTCAACTAGTTTCCGGTAAACTTACATTAGATAAAAACCATGACCCTGTTAAATCTGCTGCCATTCTTGTTTATGAAGATGGACAGCAAAATTTCAAAACAAACGTAGCTCCTGAATAA
- a CDS encoding ATP-binding protein produces the protein MIDFIKDLILHFSIILSLGFMYNFLWMQKRSVYKKQIFKLAILAALLVTMALPVRFHGGMEFDLKLIPVFIAFFYLSRTDGFLIVAVLILLQGLVGIDKLPVTAINYGVILLLFLAIENPYKITTVNRKIALGLFVNALITSTRLAALINSGNAGDYKYLLVFSLMSFIALSVIIYIIEMTNLQIKLMHELHKAEKFSAISQLAASVAHEIRNPMTTIRGFMQVLQGEKNLSDNQNLFITISLQELDRTQTIINNFLALAKPNTGTKDKIDLSAILKETIAFMRSYSHLANTELVEAIDKNLSIKGDAHEIRQVFINILKNGIEAMPSGGSIFIIAKVEGDYVRIQFRDEGIGMTKEQLARLGHPYYSTKEKGTGLGMMISYDIVQRMGGRINVESEEGKGTTFTILLPCE, from the coding sequence ATGATAGATTTCATTAAGGATTTGATTCTGCATTTTTCCATAATACTCTCACTAGGTTTTATGTATAACTTTTTATGGATGCAGAAGCGTTCTGTATATAAGAAACAAATCTTTAAACTGGCCATACTGGCAGCGCTGTTAGTGACAATGGCGCTTCCTGTAAGGTTCCATGGAGGCATGGAATTCGATTTGAAGCTTATTCCCGTCTTCATTGCCTTCTTTTATTTAAGCCGGACGGATGGCTTTTTAATTGTAGCGGTCCTTATACTTTTACAAGGCCTAGTGGGCATAGACAAACTTCCCGTTACTGCAATCAATTACGGGGTTATCTTGCTTCTCTTTTTAGCGATTGAAAATCCATACAAGATCACGACAGTCAACAGGAAAATTGCGCTGGGTCTCTTCGTCAATGCGTTGATTACTTCTACAAGACTTGCTGCGCTGATCAACTCTGGCAATGCGGGGGATTACAAGTATTTGCTCGTATTTTCGCTCATGTCTTTCATTGCCTTGTCTGTGATCATTTATATCATTGAAATGACCAATTTGCAGATCAAGCTGATGCATGAGCTCCACAAGGCAGAGAAATTCTCGGCTATCAGCCAGCTGGCTGCCTCGGTTGCTCATGAAATCCGCAATCCTATGACCACAATCAGAGGCTTCATGCAAGTTCTGCAGGGTGAAAAGAACCTGAGTGATAATCAGAATCTCTTTATAACAATCTCGCTTCAGGAGCTGGACCGAACCCAGACAATTATCAATAATTTCCTGGCACTGGCCAAACCGAATACAGGCACGAAGGATAAAATCGACTTAAGTGCTATTTTAAAAGAAACCATTGCCTTCATGAGATCTTATTCGCATCTTGCAAATACAGAATTGGTTGAGGCGATTGATAAGAATCTTTCCATTAAGGGCGATGCCCATGAAATAAGGCAGGTGTTCATCAATATCCTTAAAAATGGGATAGAAGCCATGCCCTCAGGTGGTAGCATCTTTATCATCGCCAAGGTTGAGGGAGACTATGTCAGGATCCAGTTCCGGGATGAGGGTATCGGCATGACAAAAGAGCAGCTCGCCCGGCTTGGACATCCTTACTACTCAACAAAGGAGAAAGGCACGGGCTTGGGGATGATGATTTCCTATGATATCGTTCAAAGGATGGGTGGAAGGATCAATGTCGAGAGTGAAGAAGGAAAAGGCACAACCTTCACAATCCTGCTGCCTTGTGAATAA
- a CDS encoding solute symporter family protein: protein MNTLAFTLFLVIVGLTLVITYFASKRTKTTSDFYTADSSLTGFQNGLAIAGDYMSAASFLGIAGMIALSGFDGFFYSIGFLVAYLVVLYLIAEPLRNLGKYTMADMIAARFDDKKVRGVAALNTITISIFYMIAQLVGAGALIKLLLGIDYLYSVLIVGALMTVYVVFGGMTATSWVQIVKAVLLMFGTLIISIIVFAKFDFSVLKMFNEMKTATPLGEGFLNPGNKFKNPLDTISLNLALILGTAGLPHILIRFFTVKDAVTARKSVVYATWIIGVFYVMTIFLGFGAAAFVGYDNIVAANAAGNMAAPLLAQALGGDFLFAFVSAVAFATILAVVAGLVLSAASAFAHDFYGHIMRRGQATEREQMVAAKLASVGVAVLSIILALFAQKLNVAFLVALAFAVAASANLPVLIFTIFWKRFNTAGAVTGMLVGLISSLFLVAISPNVWSPEAGAAILVGEPLISLTNPGIISIPLGFIGAYLGTLLSTKKSDAKKYDEILVKANTGL, encoded by the coding sequence TTGAATACTTTAGCTTTTACCCTGTTCCTTGTAATTGTTGGACTGACGCTTGTCATTACTTATTTCGCATCAAAACGGACAAAGACCACAAGTGATTTTTATACAGCCGACAGCAGTTTGACTGGTTTTCAAAATGGTCTCGCCATCGCAGGGGATTACATGTCTGCAGCTTCTTTCCTTGGCATCGCCGGAATGATTGCGCTTTCAGGCTTTGATGGCTTCTTTTACAGCATCGGCTTTCTTGTTGCTTACCTTGTGGTTCTTTATCTGATCGCTGAGCCGCTCAGAAACTTGGGAAAATATACAATGGCCGATATGATTGCAGCCCGTTTTGATGATAAAAAAGTACGTGGTGTTGCAGCTTTGAATACCATTACTATCTCTATTTTTTATATGATTGCACAGCTAGTTGGGGCAGGCGCACTTATCAAATTATTATTAGGGATCGATTATCTGTATTCAGTGTTGATTGTAGGCGCGCTAATGACTGTCTATGTTGTGTTTGGCGGAATGACCGCCACCAGCTGGGTACAGATCGTAAAGGCCGTCTTGCTGATGTTCGGTACATTAATTATCTCGATTATCGTCTTTGCGAAATTCGACTTCAGTGTGCTTAAAATGTTCAATGAAATGAAAACGGCTACACCGCTTGGAGAAGGATTCCTTAACCCAGGGAACAAGTTTAAAAATCCTTTGGATACTATTTCTCTTAATCTGGCACTCATTCTGGGTACAGCAGGTCTGCCGCATATCCTGATTCGTTTCTTTACCGTAAAAGACGCCGTTACCGCACGAAAATCGGTTGTGTATGCGACCTGGATCATCGGTGTATTTTATGTTATGACCATTTTCCTGGGCTTTGGTGCAGCAGCTTTCGTTGGATACGATAATATTGTGGCCGCTAATGCAGCAGGTAATATGGCTGCTCCCCTGCTTGCACAAGCGCTCGGAGGCGATTTCCTTTTTGCCTTTGTTTCCGCTGTCGCATTTGCAACGATTCTGGCAGTAGTTGCCGGCCTTGTTCTTTCAGCTGCCTCCGCTTTTGCACATGACTTCTATGGACATATCATGCGCCGAGGGCAAGCTACTGAAAGAGAGCAGATGGTTGCTGCAAAACTTGCATCCGTGGGTGTTGCGGTCCTATCTATCATCCTTGCATTATTCGCCCAAAAGCTCAATGTTGCTTTTCTTGTAGCATTGGCTTTCGCAGTAGCAGCTAGCGCGAATCTTCCTGTGTTGATCTTTACGATTTTTTGGAAACGCTTTAATACCGCTGGTGCAGTCACAGGAATGCTCGTTGGACTGATCAGCTCACTCTTCCTCGTGGCAATCAGCCCGAATGTCTGGTCTCCAGAAGCAGGCGCAGCCATCCTTGTAGGTGAGCCGCTGATCAGCCTGACAAACCCTGGAATCATTTCTATTCCTTTAGGTTTCATCGGTGCTTATCTCGGAACTCTCTTATCAACTAAAAAATCAGATGCCAAGAAATATGATGAAATCCTGGTAAAAGCAAATACAGGATTGTAA
- a CDS encoding ABC transporter ATP-binding protein yields the protein MAQSTPLLKVDNAGIRFGGLRAVADVNVELYPGELVGLIGPNGAGKTTFFNLLTGVYVPTEGSILLNGEKLNKLAPYRITRKGISRTFQNIRLFGELSVIDNVKVAYHSLAKHSILSSILRLPPHFLGEREMDEKAVDFLKIFGLDRYKDEKAKNLPYGQQRRLEIARALAANPKLLLLDEPAAGMNPQETKELMKLIALIREKFDLTVLLIEHDMGLVMGVCERIYVLDHGQLIAQGTPEEIRNNPKVIEAYLGEEVS from the coding sequence ATGGCTCAAAGCACACCGTTGCTTAAAGTAGATAATGCCGGGATCAGGTTCGGAGGCCTGAGAGCGGTCGCAGATGTCAATGTTGAACTGTATCCAGGAGAACTTGTAGGCCTTATTGGCCCGAATGGTGCTGGTAAAACTACATTCTTCAACCTTCTCACAGGAGTTTATGTACCAACAGAAGGGAGCATCCTGCTGAACGGAGAAAAGCTTAATAAGCTTGCGCCGTATAGAATAACAAGAAAAGGCATCAGCCGTACGTTTCAGAATATCCGCCTATTTGGGGAACTATCTGTGATAGATAATGTAAAAGTAGCTTACCATTCACTTGCCAAACATTCTATCCTCAGTTCGATCTTACGCTTGCCGCCGCATTTTTTAGGTGAAAGAGAGATGGATGAAAAAGCGGTGGATTTCCTTAAAATTTTCGGGCTTGACCGTTATAAGGATGAAAAAGCGAAAAACCTGCCATATGGGCAGCAGCGCCGTCTGGAGATAGCCCGCGCTCTCGCTGCAAATCCCAAATTGCTGCTGCTGGATGAGCCGGCTGCAGGGATGAATCCTCAGGAAACAAAAGAGCTAATGAAGCTTATTGCGCTAATCCGTGAAAAGTTTGATTTGACAGTTCTCCTGATTGAACACGATATGGGACTTGTTATGGGAGTTTGCGAACGTATTTATGTATTGGATCATGGCCAATTGATCGCCCAGGGGACACCTGAGGAAATAAGGAATAATCCGAAAGTCATCGAAGCGTACCTGGGTGAGGAGGTTTCATAA
- the mtnK gene encoding S-methyl-5-thioribose kinase, whose protein sequence is MTDFNTYFLMNADEVIPYVKAKTDFFDNDTELSCAEIGDGNLNYVFLVRDEQTGKSLIVKQAGDTARISDEFKLSTNRIRIESNVLKLEGELAPGLVPEVYLYDDVMNCCVMEDLSDHTILRTALNEGKIFPKLADDLTTFMVNTLLLTSDVVIEHKAKKALVQDYINPELCEISEDLVYSEPFTDHNKRNDLFPANREWIEENIYGDDKLRFEAAKLKFAFMTNAQALVHGDLHSGSVFVKEDSTKVIDPEFAFYGPMGYDVGNVIANLMFAWSRAYVTGGEEKYIAWLENTIRDSVDLFSKKFLASWKENVTEIMAKEQGFDRWYLDTVLQDTAAVTGMELTRRIAGLAKVKDLTTIADQDQRVTAERICLTAAKQFILDSSAFKTGQQFLNVLKDSASSHNMR, encoded by the coding sequence ATGACAGATTTTAATACTTATTTTCTCATGAATGCAGATGAGGTCATTCCGTATGTAAAAGCGAAGACCGATTTTTTTGATAATGATACCGAATTAAGCTGTGCTGAAATTGGGGACGGGAACCTGAATTACGTGTTCCTTGTGCGCGATGAACAGACAGGGAAATCGCTGATTGTGAAACAGGCTGGAGATACGGCCAGAATTTCTGATGAGTTCAAGCTTTCTACGAACCGAATCAGGATTGAATCGAATGTGCTGAAACTTGAGGGCGAACTGGCACCGGGATTGGTTCCTGAAGTATATCTATATGATGATGTGATGAATTGCTGTGTGATGGAGGATCTGTCTGATCATACAATCCTGCGTACCGCGCTAAATGAAGGCAAGATTTTTCCTAAACTTGCGGATGACTTGACGACTTTCATGGTGAATACATTATTGCTGACTTCTGATGTTGTCATAGAGCATAAAGCGAAGAAAGCACTGGTTCAGGATTATATCAATCCGGAATTGTGCGAAATTTCTGAGGACCTCGTCTACTCAGAACCTTTTACAGACCATAACAAGCGAAATGACTTATTCCCGGCCAACAGGGAGTGGATCGAGGAAAATATTTATGGTGATGATAAATTGCGCTTTGAAGCAGCCAAGCTGAAATTTGCCTTCATGACAAATGCCCAGGCGCTGGTGCATGGCGATTTGCATTCTGGTTCTGTTTTTGTAAAAGAAGATTCTACGAAAGTGATCGATCCGGAGTTCGCATTCTACGGACCGATGGGCTATGATGTTGGGAACGTGATTGCAAACTTGATGTTCGCATGGTCCAGGGCATATGTGACGGGCGGGGAAGAAAAGTACATTGCCTGGCTGGAAAACACAATCAGGGATTCGGTAGATCTTTTCTCTAAAAAATTCCTGGCAAGCTGGAAGGAAAATGTTACGGAGATCATGGCAAAAGAACAGGGCTTCGACCGCTGGTATCTTGATACAGTCCTTCAGGATACAGCCGCGGTGACGGGTATGGAGTTGACCCGTCGAATTGCCGGCCTGGCGAAGGTCAAGGATTTGACGACCATTGCTGATCAAGATCAGCGCGTAACAGCTGAGCGCATCTGTCTGACAGCGGCAAAGCAATTCATTTTGGATTCCTCTGCCTTTAAAACGGGACAGCAGTTTCTAAATGTATTAAAGGATTCAGCTTCAAGCCATAATATGCGATAA